One segment of Nostoc flagelliforme CCNUN1 DNA contains the following:
- a CDS encoding NAD(P)H-dependent oxidoreductase, translated as MIIIDRALQTRAAAGNPIKVGMIGAGFMGRGIANQIVNSVPGMELVAISNRQIDAAKQAYSEAGIEDIQVVATVSELEDAIANGKYAVTEDAKLLCRAEGIDALIEVTGAVEFGAYIVMEAIAHCKHVIMMNAELDGTIGPILKVYADKAGVILSACDGDQPGVQMNLYRFVKNIGLTPLLCGNIKGLQDPYRNPTTQEGFAKRWGQKPHMVASFADGTKISFEQAIVANATGMKVAKRGMLGYDFNGYVDEMAHIYDVEQLKELGGIVDYVVGAKPGPGVYVFATHDDPKQQHYLNLYKLGEGPLYSFYTPYHLCHFEVPLSVARAVLFGDAVMSPLAGPLVDVVTTAKIDLKAGETLDGIGYYMTYGQCENSPIVQQQNLLPIGLAEGCRLKRDISKDQVLTYEDVELPEGRLCDQLRTEQNTYFASEKILVAVG; from the coding sequence ATGATTATTATCGATCGCGCCTTACAAACCCGTGCAGCAGCAGGAAATCCTATCAAGGTAGGAATGATCGGTGCTGGTTTTATGGGTCGAGGAATTGCCAACCAAATTGTCAATTCAGTGCCAGGAATGGAGTTAGTAGCTATCTCCAATCGTCAGATTGATGCAGCTAAACAAGCTTATTCGGAAGCAGGAATTGAAGATATTCAAGTTGTTGCAACTGTCAGCGAATTAGAAGATGCGATCGCTAACGGTAAGTATGCAGTCACAGAAGACGCTAAGTTACTGTGTCGGGCCGAGGGCATTGATGCATTAATCGAAGTCACAGGTGCAGTGGAATTTGGCGCTTACATCGTTATGGAAGCGATCGCTCATTGCAAGCATGTGATTATGATGAATGCCGAACTCGACGGCACCATTGGCCCCATCCTTAAAGTCTATGCTGACAAAGCAGGTGTGATTCTCAGCGCCTGTGATGGCGATCAGCCAGGGGTGCAAATGAACCTTTACCGCTTTGTAAAAAACATTGGTTTAACTCCGTTATTGTGCGGTAACATTAAAGGACTCCAAGACCCTTATCGCAATCCCACCACCCAGGAAGGATTTGCTAAACGTTGGGGTCAAAAGCCCCACATGGTGGCTAGCTTTGCTGATGGAACCAAAATTTCTTTTGAGCAAGCGATCGTTGCCAATGCCACAGGCATGAAAGTCGCCAAACGGGGAATGCTAGGATATGACTTCAACGGTTATGTCGATGAAATGGCCCATATATATGATGTTGAACAACTCAAAGAACTGGGCGGCATTGTCGATTATGTAGTTGGAGCAAAACCTGGCCCAGGCGTATATGTATTTGCCACTCACGACGACCCCAAGCAACAGCACTATCTCAACTTATACAAATTAGGCGAAGGCCCACTTTACAGCTTCTATACTCCTTATCACCTCTGTCATTTTGAAGTTCCCTTGTCCGTAGCGCGTGCTGTCCTATTCGGTGATGCGGTTATGTCTCCATTAGCAGGCCCGCTAGTAGATGTTGTCACCACTGCCAAAATCGACCTGAAAGCAGGAGAAACCTTAGATGGCATCGGTTACTACATGACCTACGGACAATGTGAAAATTCCCCCATCGTCCAACAGCAAAATCTCCTACCAATTGGTTTAGCTGAAGGATGTCGCCTCAAACGAGATATTTCTAAGGATCAAGTCCTCACTTATGAGGATGTAGAATTACCTGAAGGCAGACTCTGCGACCAACTAAGAACTGAGCAAAACACTTATTTCGCCTCAGAAAAAATCTTAGTAGCAGTTGGGTAA
- a CDS encoding GumC family protein — MVQSSLNPHITPASETEPSYGQLFAVFVRRFPWFLAVLITSIAIAGMVTFKTKPTYRSSMQLLVEPNYQGKKEGAGIDNQFTDSDVVIDTATQLNLMQSSGLIQKAVDKLQSDYPDINAGEIKTSLVLTQLRSKEDNVATKIFQVEYTAGNPEKTQKVLDAIRQVYVEYNKQQQNSRLQKGLQIIREQLSKASEEVNAAETNLQRFRRNQNLIDPESQAKAIETALNNIAQERQTTRAQYGEALARQKSLEEQLNRSPQNALVASRLSQSTRYQGLLNEIQKSELALAQERLRFTDQTPSVQKLKEQLQSQKELLQQEVGRTLGGKSADAFASGDSLLEKGQLGQIDLSLAGQLVETQTTIVALTARDQTLAQKENELRFEIKRFPPLLAYYNRMLPQLQFSRERLEQLLRAEQQLRQELSKGGFNWEVVEEPQKGGQLGPNLQQNLLLGAVVGFMLGGIAAFIRESADDAVHTTAELEKQMAMPLLGTTPKLPPAKPRESMIKLPFGKPEVLAPWTIQVLQSPPRWESLDLIYKNIELLNTVANLKSLMITSALPDEGKSALALGLAMSAARLHKRVLLIDANLRDPSLHEQLNLPNEQGLSTLLASDATLPNQISLQYSGSAYIDILTAGPRPADPANLLSSPRMMELMSAFEENYDLVLIDAPPVLGLVDAMLTASSCRSVVMVASIGIVTRSQLNQATAMLSKLNLIGVVANGVSNSSSNYVPYIKQQQLALRQAVEK, encoded by the coding sequence GTGGTTCAAAGTAGTCTAAATCCTCATATAACTCCAGCTTCGGAAACTGAACCAAGCTACGGACAATTGTTTGCCGTATTTGTGCGAAGATTTCCTTGGTTTCTAGCAGTATTAATTACTTCTATTGCTATTGCAGGCATGGTAACTTTTAAAACAAAACCAACTTATAGAAGTTCAATGCAACTGCTAGTAGAACCTAACTATCAAGGGAAAAAAGAAGGTGCGGGGATAGACAACCAGTTTACTGACTCTGATGTTGTGATAGATACTGCGACTCAGCTTAACTTGATGCAGAGTTCGGGACTTATCCAAAAAGCAGTTGATAAACTTCAGTCTGATTATCCAGATATAAATGCAGGTGAAATTAAAACTTCTTTGGTCTTAACTCAATTAAGGAGCAAAGAAGATAATGTCGCTACTAAAATATTTCAAGTTGAATACACTGCTGGAAATCCAGAAAAGACACAAAAAGTTCTGGATGCAATTCGACAAGTTTATGTGGAATATAACAAACAACAACAGAATTCGCGGTTACAAAAAGGTCTGCAAATTATCAGGGAACAGTTAAGTAAAGCCAGTGAAGAAGTAAACGCGGCTGAGACAAATTTACAAAGGTTCCGCAGAAATCAGAACTTAATTGATCCAGAGTCACAGGCCAAAGCGATTGAGACAGCTTTAAATAATATTGCCCAAGAAAGACAGACAACTCGTGCCCAATATGGTGAAGCTTTAGCACGCCAAAAATCTTTAGAAGAACAACTTAACCGTTCTCCTCAAAATGCTCTAGTTGCTTCTCGTCTGAGTCAATCTACTCGCTATCAAGGCTTACTAAACGAAATCCAAAAAAGCGAATTGGCACTAGCACAAGAACGCTTACGCTTTACAGATCAAACTCCGAGTGTGCAAAAGCTCAAAGAACAGCTTCAGAGCCAAAAGGAATTATTGCAACAAGAGGTAGGAAGAACTTTAGGCGGAAAGTCTGCTGATGCATTCGCTTCTGGAGACTCTCTTCTCGAAAAAGGACAGCTTGGCCAAATTGATCTCAGCCTAGCTGGTCAGTTAGTAGAAACACAGACAACTATAGTTGCCTTAACTGCTCGCGATCAAACTTTGGCCCAAAAAGAAAACGAGCTACGTTTTGAAATCAAACGCTTCCCGCCTCTTTTGGCTTATTACAATCGGATGCTACCGCAGTTGCAATTTAGCCGTGAAAGGTTAGAGCAGCTTTTAAGAGCAGAACAGCAATTGCGGCAAGAACTTTCCAAGGGTGGATTTAATTGGGAAGTTGTGGAAGAACCTCAAAAAGGCGGGCAATTAGGCCCCAATCTCCAACAGAACTTGCTGTTAGGTGCTGTGGTTGGGTTTATGTTAGGAGGCATTGCTGCCTTTATTCGAGAATCGGCTGATGATGCAGTTCACACCACTGCTGAGTTAGAGAAGCAAATGGCCATGCCGTTGTTGGGAACAACTCCCAAATTACCGCCAGCCAAACCCAGAGAATCAATGATCAAGTTGCCCTTTGGTAAGCCAGAAGTTCTCGCCCCCTGGACAATTCAGGTATTGCAATCTCCACCGCGCTGGGAATCGCTGGATCTGATTTACAAAAACATTGAACTTTTAAATACTGTTGCTAACCTGAAATCTTTGATGATTACCTCAGCTTTACCTGATGAGGGTAAGTCAGCTTTGGCGTTGGGTTTGGCGATGAGTGCTGCCCGTTTACACAAAAGGGTACTGCTGATTGATGCCAATTTACGCGATCCCAGTCTGCACGAGCAACTGAATCTTCCTAATGAACAGGGGCTTTCAACTTTATTGGCTAGTGATGCAACTCTACCCAACCAGATTAGTCTTCAATACTCAGGTTCCGCCTACATCGATATATTGACCGCCGGCCCCAGACCTGCTGACCCAGCTAATCTGTTGAGTTCCCCTCGGATGATGGAATTAATGTCAGCATTTGAGGAAAACTATGATTTGGTACTCATAGATGCTCCCCCAGTTCTCGGTTTGGTGGATGCCATGCTTACTGCATCATCTTGTCGTAGCGTGGTTATGGTGGCAAGTATTGGGATTGTGACGCGAAGTCAGCTTAATCAAGCTACAGCCATGCTGAGTAAGTTAAATCTGATTGGGGTTGTAGCTAATGGGGTATCAAACTCTAGTAGTAATTACGTACCTTATATCAAACAACAGCAATTAGCTCTGCGGCAAGCTGTAGAAAAATAG
- a CDS encoding NAD-dependent epimerase/dehydratase family protein: protein MKILVTGTEGYLGSLLPPLLIERGHEVIGLDTGFYKVGWLYNANGVTPKTLNKDIRNITPDDLEGVEAIVHMAELSNDPAGQLAPNITYEINHIGSVRLASLAKAMGVRRFVYMSSCSVYGVATAGDVTEESPINPQTAYAECKTLVERDVRPLADDDFSPTFMRNATAFGASPRMRFDIVLNNLAGLAWTSKQIKMTSDGTPWRPLVHALDICKAIVCALEAPRDIVHNQIFNVGDTGNNYRVKEIAEIIADIFPDCKLSFGNNGSDNRSYRVSFEKINTILPGFKCDWNARLGAQQLFDLFSQIHMAEDTFLFRGFTRLRQLEYLIRTEQIDKDFFWNKK from the coding sequence ATGAAAATATTAGTAACTGGAACAGAAGGCTATCTTGGTTCGTTATTACCCCCCCTGTTAATTGAACGGGGACATGAAGTTATTGGTCTAGATACCGGTTTCTATAAAGTTGGTTGGCTGTACAACGCTAATGGGGTGACACCCAAAACCCTTAACAAAGATATTCGCAACATCACCCCTGATGATTTAGAAGGTGTTGAAGCCATAGTTCACATGGCAGAACTCTCCAACGACCCAGCCGGACAATTAGCACCTAATATTACCTACGAAATTAATCATATAGGTTCAGTTCGTCTAGCTAGCCTAGCTAAAGCGATGGGTGTGCGCCGTTTTGTATATATGTCTTCATGTAGCGTCTACGGTGTTGCTACCGCAGGTGATGTCACAGAAGAATCTCCAATTAATCCCCAAACAGCCTACGCAGAATGCAAAACTCTCGTAGAAAGAGATGTCAGACCACTCGCTGACGATGACTTCTCTCCTACCTTTATGCGGAATGCCACTGCCTTTGGTGCTTCTCCCAGGATGCGCTTTGATATTGTTTTAAACAACCTAGCAGGGTTGGCATGGACTAGCAAACAAATCAAAATGACCAGTGATGGCACACCCTGGCGGCCATTAGTCCACGCACTGGATATTTGCAAAGCAATAGTCTGCGCTTTGGAAGCACCACGGGACATTGTACATAACCAAATCTTCAACGTGGGAGATACAGGAAACAACTATCGCGTCAAAGAAATCGCGGAAATTATTGCTGATATTTTCCCAGATTGTAAATTGTCCTTTGGTAACAACGGTTCAGATAACCGCAGCTATCGGGTATCTTTCGAGAAAATCAACACAATCCTACCTGGATTTAAGTGTGATTGGAATGCCCGACTTGGTGCCCAGCAGTTATTTGATTTATTCAGTCAAATACACATGGCTGAAGATACTTTCTTGTTTAGAGGATTTACCCGCTTAAGGCAACTAGAGTACCTGATTCGTACCGAGCAAATTGACAAAGATTTTTTCTGGAATAAAAAGTAG
- a CDS encoding glycosyltransferase family 2 protein, with translation MNKLLTIAIPTFNRAQLLDKQLSWLAQAIKGFEDDCEILVSDNCSTDNTQEVIEKWQITLNNITFKSNKNSKNLGVVKNIMYCLNSTKTKYVWTIGDDDPIQDRAIAYVISKLKQHEDLSLLFLNFSGRNQITGEPVHPPKIVGNRWFDIDSEDGDGDGKAIFEHCFSKSVGAVIFLTATVYRTDLVKRALQDWPDAENNWISLAYLAGYCAANGRVIVTQDTYLECVVGVSYWQKEPKSALLMQYKHIPEVILKLEKSGYSKQFCRRMLLQNGKEVNLKVFLGALRRWPMSAIKIVVPFLALVSLCAFDVMVSKELGLAESSEIPTQEVRTYKP, from the coding sequence ATGAATAAACTGCTGACTATTGCCATTCCTACCTTTAATCGTGCCCAGCTTCTAGATAAACAACTTAGTTGGTTAGCTCAAGCTATTAAAGGTTTTGAAGATGACTGTGAAATTTTAGTTTCTGATAATTGTTCAACAGACAATACTCAGGAAGTGATCGAAAAATGGCAGATAACACTTAACAATATTACATTTAAATCAAATAAAAATTCTAAGAATTTAGGCGTAGTCAAAAATATTATGTATTGCCTAAATTCTACAAAAACCAAATATGTTTGGACAATTGGTGATGATGATCCAATTCAAGATAGAGCTATTGCTTATGTGATTAGCAAACTCAAGCAGCATGAAGATTTATCATTATTGTTTCTCAACTTTTCCGGCCGGAACCAAATTACTGGTGAACCAGTTCACCCACCAAAAATTGTTGGTAATCGCTGGTTTGATATAGATAGTGAGGATGGTGATGGTGATGGTAAGGCTATATTTGAACATTGTTTCTCAAAAAGTGTTGGTGCAGTAATTTTTCTGACTGCTACAGTCTACCGCACTGACCTAGTAAAACGTGCTCTGCAAGATTGGCCAGATGCTGAGAATAACTGGATATCTTTAGCATATTTAGCCGGATATTGTGCTGCTAATGGCAGAGTAATCGTCACTCAAGATACTTATTTGGAATGTGTTGTTGGTGTGAGTTATTGGCAGAAGGAACCAAAATCTGCACTGTTAATGCAATACAAACACATACCCGAAGTGATTTTGAAATTAGAGAAAAGTGGATATTCTAAGCAGTTTTGTAGGCGGATGCTTTTGCAGAACGGTAAAGAAGTCAATTTGAAAGTTTTCTTGGGTGCTTTAAGAAGATGGCCTATGTCCGCTATCAAAATAGTAGTTCCATTTTTGGCTTTAGTGAGCTTGTGTGCTTTTGATGTGATGGTTTCTAAAGAACTCGGTTTAGCAGAATCAAGTGAAATACCTACTCAAGAAGTGCGGACTTATAAGCCGTAA
- a CDS encoding glycosyltransferase, which produces MKIALVHDYLTQRGGAERVFELLCKRYPEADIFTSLYDPEKTIDLGDRIVNTTFLQKIPGAAKYFRSMAPLYFPAFRALDLQDYDLIISSSTSFAKAVRKNPNARHICFCHNVTRFLWDTATYLREYGDYRYFAPLIEQIFQVMRKVDLKYAQEPDLYIANSSVVARRIESIYGKKAMMVNYPIDTSKFLFSDIKEEYYLASARMISYKRLDIIVEAFNWLGWRLLISGDGPEQARLKSKALKNIEFLGHVSDRTRKDLFSKAKSIIVAALEDYGLVPVEANASGTPVIAYGAGGVLDTQIPGETGVFFKRQTPESLQIALLEANGISWDYDRIRNHAVANFSENAFFGKVEQIINQACAVHQLFI; this is translated from the coding sequence ATGAAAATTGCTCTAGTCCATGATTATTTAACCCAGCGAGGTGGGGCAGAGCGTGTGTTTGAACTGCTTTGTAAGCGCTATCCCGAAGCAGATATTTTCACATCTCTGTACGATCCAGAAAAAACTATTGATCTAGGCGATCGCATAGTCAACACAACCTTTTTGCAAAAGATTCCTGGTGCAGCAAAATATTTCAGGTCAATGGCTCCTCTATATTTTCCTGCCTTTCGTGCCTTGGATCTGCAAGACTACGATTTAATTATTAGCAGTAGCACCAGCTTCGCCAAAGCAGTGCGAAAAAATCCCAATGCCCGCCACATTTGTTTTTGCCATAATGTCACCCGTTTCTTATGGGATACAGCAACCTACTTAAGAGAGTACGGAGACTATAGATATTTTGCTCCTTTAATCGAACAAATATTTCAAGTAATGAGAAAGGTAGACCTGAAATATGCACAGGAACCTGACCTTTACATTGCTAATTCTAGTGTTGTTGCCCGCCGTATTGAAAGTATTTATGGCAAAAAGGCAATGATGGTAAATTATCCAATTGATACTAGTAAATTTCTTTTTTCTGATATAAAAGAAGAATATTATCTGGCCTCAGCCCGGATGATCAGCTATAAGCGCCTTGATATAATAGTTGAAGCTTTTAATTGGCTGGGATGGCGGTTATTAATATCAGGTGATGGGCCAGAACAAGCACGGTTAAAATCCAAAGCATTAAAAAATATTGAGTTCTTGGGACACGTAAGTGATAGAACCCGCAAAGACTTGTTTTCCAAAGCCAAGTCTATTATTGTCGCAGCTTTAGAAGACTACGGATTAGTACCAGTAGAGGCTAATGCTAGCGGCACACCAGTCATCGCTTATGGTGCAGGTGGAGTATTAGATACTCAAATACCAGGTGAAACAGGAGTCTTTTTCAAAAGGCAAACACCCGAATCTCTACAAATTGCATTACTAGAAGCCAATGGCATTTCTTGGGATTACGATCGCATCCGTAATCATGCAGTCGCAAACTTTTCAGAGAATGCCTTCTTTGGGAAAGTTGAGCAAATTATTAACCAAGCTTGTGCTGTGCATCAATTATTCATTTAA
- a CDS encoding class I SAM-dependent methyltransferase — protein MAIAKCRFSGQSLHQTFIDLGMSPLANAYLTAEQLNNVEKFYPLHAYVSEDTLLVQLEQFETPDHIFSDYAYFSSYSVSWLKHAKAYTEMMVEKFGFNHHNQVIEIASNDGYLLQYFLEKGIPVLGIEPAVNIAKVAEGKGIPSINKFFGVETAKELVIQGKLADLLIGNNVLAHVPDLNDFIAGMKLILKPNGILTMEFPHILQLIQQNQFDTIYHEHFSYFSFLTIEKIFAAHNLQLFDVEELPTHGGSLRIYAKHDYAVHLSISQRVKDLKAQEIAAGLHRIETYITFGEKVKETKHKLLNFLLTAKAEGKSIAGYGAPAKGNTLLNYCGIGKDFIDYTVDCNPYKQGLFLPGTHIPIFEPDRIRETKPDYLLILPWNLKEEIMEQMAFISEWGGQFVVPIPEVKIYPSPIQDRVLIAS, from the coding sequence ATGGCGATCGCAAAATGTCGTTTCAGTGGTCAATCCCTGCACCAAACCTTTATTGATCTAGGAATGTCACCTTTAGCCAATGCTTATTTGACAGCAGAACAGCTAAATAATGTAGAGAAATTTTATCCTCTCCACGCTTATGTCTCTGAAGACACTCTTTTAGTTCAATTAGAACAGTTTGAAACACCAGATCACATTTTCAGCGATTATGCTTATTTTTCTTCCTATTCTGTAAGTTGGCTAAAACATGCCAAGGCTTACACGGAGATGATGGTAGAGAAGTTTGGCTTTAATCATCATAATCAAGTTATTGAAATTGCCAGTAATGACGGCTACCTTCTACAATATTTTCTAGAAAAGGGAATCCCTGTTTTAGGAATAGAACCAGCAGTAAATATAGCTAAAGTTGCTGAAGGCAAAGGCATTCCTAGTATCAATAAGTTTTTTGGAGTTGAAACTGCCAAAGAACTAGTGATACAAGGAAAATTAGCTGACCTTTTAATAGGTAATAATGTTTTAGCTCATGTACCAGATTTAAATGATTTCATCGCTGGAATGAAACTCATCCTCAAACCGAATGGTATTTTGACGATGGAGTTTCCTCACATTTTACAACTAATTCAGCAAAATCAGTTTGATACTATTTATCACGAGCATTTTTCTTATTTTTCATTCCTGACTATCGAAAAAATATTTGCAGCACACAACTTGCAACTTTTTGACGTAGAGGAATTACCAACTCATGGCGGTTCATTAAGAATTTATGCCAAACATGACTACGCTGTTCATCTCAGCATTAGTCAACGAGTTAAAGATTTGAAAGCTCAAGAAATTGCCGCCGGACTGCATCGCATAGAGACTTACATTACATTTGGAGAAAAAGTCAAAGAAACAAAACACAAACTATTAAATTTTCTTTTGACAGCTAAAGCAGAAGGTAAATCAATCGCTGGTTATGGCGCACCTGCTAAAGGCAATACATTGCTCAATTACTGTGGGATTGGAAAAGATTTTATCGATTACACAGTAGATTGCAATCCTTACAAGCAGGGCTTATTTTTACCTGGCACTCATATTCCCATCTTTGAACCAGATAGAATCCGCGAAACCAAACCAGATTATCTCCTAATATTGCCTTGGAACCTCAAGGAAGAAATTATGGAACAAATGGCATTTATTAGCGAGTGGGGTGGACAGTTTGTAGTGCCAATTCCTGAAGTTAAAATTTACCCATCTCCTATTCAGGATAGGGTTTTAATAGCATCGTAA
- the rfbC gene encoding dTDP-4-dehydrorhamnose 3,5-epimerase yields MIFTETALKDAFIIDLEEKPDHRGFFARSFCAQEFEAHGLKPTVAQCNLSFNYKKGTIRGMHYQILPAAETKLIRCTKGAIYDVIIDMRPESPSFLSHIGVELTPENRRALYVPEMFAHGYQALTDETEVIYQVGEFYTPGYERGLRYDDPFFAIDWPLDVTEISEKDLNWPLLRMMTVGGTVSR; encoded by the coding sequence ATGATTTTCACCGAAACTGCACTCAAAGACGCATTCATTATTGACTTAGAAGAAAAGCCAGACCACCGTGGTTTTTTTGCTCGCTCTTTCTGCGCTCAAGAATTTGAAGCACACGGATTAAAGCCAACAGTTGCCCAATGTAACCTGTCTTTTAACTATAAAAAAGGTACTATCCGGGGAATGCACTATCAAATTTTGCCAGCAGCAGAAACGAAATTAATTCGCTGTACTAAAGGTGCTATCTATGACGTAATTATTGATATGCGTCCAGAATCTCCTAGCTTTTTATCACACATTGGTGTAGAGCTAACCCCAGAAAACCGCCGCGCTTTGTATGTTCCAGAAATGTTTGCTCATGGCTATCAAGCACTCACAGATGAGACTGAAGTTATATATCAAGTGGGCGAGTTTTACACGCCAGGGTATGAAAGAGGTTTACGCTATGACGACCCATTCTTTGCCATTGATTGGCCTCTAGATGTGACTGAAATATCTGAGAAAGATTTAAATTGGCCTTTGTTGAGAATGATGACTGTTGGCGGTACAGTTTCCAGATAA
- a CDS encoding phytanoyl-CoA dioxygenase family protein has product MFSAIKRKIATLSSDFEYYVARWKHSRNLPVLEGSDRNILNALKKDGVCVTTLADLGFDSSTELLKAAYHQLSQMENPNNDHLEQKLPQISTVTGLPEFYAWGIEKRLLNIIKNYIGLPVAFHGVHLRKDFNNKHQFGTLLWHRDAEDRRIIKIIIYLNDVEEKTGPFEYIPRSLTSLFSWNYFQLYYKLWKSGYIGIDDEQIKPIIPKSAWKSCPGPAGTVILVDTKNTLHHGTVRTEDRPTLFLCYTANPPERPHLCTQYWDDTYPRAELRSASDAVKVST; this is encoded by the coding sequence ATGTTTAGTGCTATTAAACGCAAAATAGCCACACTATCTTCTGACTTTGAATATTACGTAGCCCGTTGGAAGCATAGCAGAAATTTGCCAGTGTTAGAAGGAAGCGATCGCAACATCCTTAATGCTCTCAAAAAAGATGGTGTTTGTGTCACAACACTGGCAGATTTAGGGTTCGACTCTAGCACCGAACTGCTCAAAGCTGCTTACCATCAATTGTCTCAGATGGAAAATCCCAACAACGACCATCTAGAGCAAAAGTTACCACAAATTTCCACAGTTACAGGTTTACCAGAATTTTATGCTTGGGGAATCGAGAAAAGGCTGCTCAATATCATCAAAAATTATATTGGTCTTCCTGTTGCTTTTCATGGTGTACATTTACGCAAAGATTTCAATAATAAACATCAGTTTGGAACGCTGCTATGGCATAGAGATGCAGAAGACCGTCGAATTATCAAAATCATTATTTACTTGAATGATGTAGAAGAAAAAACTGGGCCTTTTGAATACATCCCCCGCTCTTTAACTTCCTTATTTAGTTGGAATTATTTTCAACTTTACTACAAACTTTGGAAGTCAGGCTATATAGGTATCGACGATGAACAAATAAAACCAATCATCCCTAAATCAGCTTGGAAATCCTGCCCAGGCCCAGCAGGTACTGTCATTCTTGTAGATACGAAAAATACTTTGCATCACGGCACAGTCCGCACAGAAGACAGGCCAACACTATTTTTGTGTTACACCGCCAACCCTCCTGAAAGACCACACCTCTGTACCCAATACTGGGATGATACTTATCCCAGAGCAGAGTTACGTTCTGCATCTGATGCAGTTAAAGTTTCGACTTAA
- a CDS encoding glycosyltransferase produces the protein MPNNLLSRVGNTISFVSKKVQDRISYAKTLQVVSLKPKQPSKGNVLLSYRIEPFLLKPGQPMPNDHTWYWEVWQIAQTFLTLGYNVDVIQFHNDKFVPQKDYAFFIDIRHRMEALAPKLNKDCIKIFHVDIANMVFRNAAECNRLLELQRRKGITLKPQRFEVPNLGIEYADCAIVLGNDFTTDTFKYANKPMYRIPISSPVVYPYPDKKDFEAVRKRFLWFGGSALVLKGLDLVLDAFAQMPEYHLTICGPVSNDKEFEQAFYKELYETPNIHTHGWIDVSSPDFIEVTNNCLGLVYPSVSEGQSGAVISCLQAGLIPILSYESGVDVHDFGVIFDNLSVDEIKAKVKSISNLPVEDLKVMSRQAWEYARANHTKEKFAQVYRNVVEQIIENHSQKKQTAFTASSKQPVISHS, from the coding sequence ATGCCAAATAATCTTCTATCTCGTGTCGGTAATACTATCTCTTTTGTCTCCAAAAAAGTCCAAGATCGAATCAGTTATGCTAAGACATTACAGGTTGTTTCTCTAAAGCCTAAACAGCCTTCCAAGGGGAATGTACTTCTTTCTTATCGAATTGAACCATTCCTCCTAAAACCTGGCCAGCCAATGCCTAATGACCATACTTGGTACTGGGAAGTTTGGCAAATTGCCCAAACTTTTTTAACTTTAGGCTATAACGTTGATGTTATCCAATTTCACAATGATAAATTCGTTCCTCAAAAAGATTACGCATTTTTCATTGATATCCGTCATCGAATGGAAGCGCTTGCACCAAAACTGAATAAGGATTGCATCAAGATTTTCCACGTTGACATTGCGAATATGGTGTTTCGCAATGCAGCAGAATGCAACAGGCTTCTAGAACTACAACGGCGCAAAGGTATCACCTTAAAACCACAGCGATTTGAAGTTCCTAACTTGGGAATTGAATATGCTGATTGCGCGATTGTGTTGGGTAATGATTTCACAACTGATACATTCAAGTATGCCAACAAACCGATGTATCGTATCCCAATTTCTTCGCCTGTCGTTTATCCTTATCCCGACAAGAAAGATTTTGAAGCGGTAAGAAAGCGTTTTCTGTGGTTTGGTGGTAGTGCTTTAGTCCTCAAAGGATTAGATTTAGTTTTAGATGCCTTTGCCCAAATGCCGGAATACCATTTAACAATTTGTGGCCCGGTAAGTAATGACAAAGAATTTGAGCAAGCTTTCTATAAAGAACTGTACGAAACGCCTAACATCCATACTCATGGGTGGATTGATGTTAGTAGCCCTGACTTTATAGAGGTGACAAATAACTGTCTAGGGCTTGTTTATCCTTCCGTTTCTGAAGGGCAGTCAGGAGCAGTAATTAGTTGCTTGCAAGCCGGGTTAATTCCGATTTTGAGCTACGAATCTGGTGTAGATGTTCACGATTTTGGTGTGATTTTTGATAATCTTTCGGTTGACGAAATTAAGGCGAAAGTTAAAAGTATTTCCAATTTGCCTGTAGAAGATTTAAAGGTGATGTCTCGTCAGGCTTGGGAATATGCAAGAGCAAATCATACTAAAGAAAAGTTTGCCCAAGTTTACAGAAATGTTGTGGAGCAAATTATCGAAAATCACAGCCAGAAAAAACAGACTGCTTTTACAGCATCTAGCAAACAACCAGTTATTAGCCATAGCTAA